The window CGATGCATCAGACACCGTAACGGTTAAGATTGCGTTGTGAGGGAGTGCAATACGCTGACGAATATTCACCGTACCGGTTACCGCTGGCATCGCAACAGCCGGGCGCTGTGAAGAAGCACTGGTGACAGGTGCACCAGTTTGAGGAGAAACGCCATAATCACTCCTCTGTGCACATGCAGCCAGAGTCATCGATAACGTGATACCGCCTAAGATATGCCATAATTTCATTCGGTCAGTCTCCTTTATTATTGTCAGACTACCGGTATCGAAAACCGGCACTCATAAATAGTATGATTCACCCAACACAATAATGATGGTGCAAAATTCTGATATTTTCCTGAAATCCGCATATTTATTGCAGTAAGAAGTAATAAGAAGATATTTTACACCTTACAAAACAAACAGATAACTAGCCATTCTCATCCATTGGGGCCGATACCATGAGTCAACCACTACAACACCTTCTCGACCTCCTGCATTTGGAGAAGCTCGAAGAAGGGCTATTTCGCGGACAAAGCGATGATTTGGGGCTGCGCCAGGTCTTTGGCGGGCAAGTCGTAGGTCAGGCCATGTCAGCCGCCAAACAGACCGTTCCCGTCGAGCGCAACATTCACTCTTTTCACAGCTACTTTTTGCTGCCCGGCGACAGCCAGAAACCGATTATTTATGACGTTGAAAACCTGCGCGATGGCAACAGTTTCAGCGCCAGACGCGTCAGCGCCATCCAGAATGGCCGCCCTATTTTTTATATGACGGCCTCTTTTCAAAGCCATGAAGAAGGATTTGAACACCAGAATGTAATGCCGGAGGTTGCGCCGCCAGAAGCGCTAAAATCCGAGCAGGAAATCGCGCAAGATATGCAGCATCTTCTACCGCCCCGCTTTCGCGACAAATTTATTCAGGCCAGCCCGATTGAGATGCGTCCGGTTAAATTCCATAACCCTTTAAAAGGCGAAGTGGACGAGCCGGTGCGACACGTCTGGTGCAAGGCCTGCGGCCCTCTGCCGGACGATAAGCGTATTCACCAATACCTGCTTGGCTATACGTCTGACTGCAACTTCCTACTCACAGCCTTACAGCCTCATGGCGTTGGCTTTTTGGAACCGGGTATGCAGGTCGCCACGATTGATCACTCGATGTGGTTCCACCGTGATTTCCGGTTAGACGACTGGCTGTTATACACCGTGGAAAGTACCTCTGCATCCGGCGCTCGTGGTTTCGTACGTGGGCAATTCTACACCCGTGAAGGTGTGTTGGTTGCGTCCAGCGTGCAGGAAGGCGTCATGCGTCGCCGCCAGCAGTAAACATTGCGGTAACGCCATAAAGTAAAAAACCACCTCCTGAGGAGGTGGCTTAAGAATCACAAGAGTTTAAGACTGATAAGAAAACAGGCATGGAGTTTCCCCCACGCCTGCTTACTGTATTTGAGCACTCTTACTGATTGATGTAGGCGTTCTTATTGGTTGTAAGCACTCTCGCCATGGCTGTTGACATCCAGACCTTCGCGCTCTTGATCTTCAGGTACACGCAGGCCGACAATCATATCCGCTACTTTGAAGGCAACGAATGCCACCACGCCGGACCACACCAGACAAACAATGACGCTGAACAGTTGAACCCAAACCTGATGCGCCATCGTCACGCCTTCAGCATAGCCAGTACCGCCCAGAGAAGCCGATGTGAATACACCTGTCAGGATACAACCAACGATACCGCACACGCCGTGAACACCGAACACATCACAAGGGTCATCCACACGCAGCCATCTTTTCAGTACCGTTACGCCCCACAGACCTGCAACGCCACCAGCCAGACCGATGATCAGAGCACCACCCACGCCCACCGTACCTGCCGCTGGCGTGATAGCTACCAGACCCGCGATACAGCCTGAGCATGCGCCCAGCAGAGAAGGTTTACCGCGAACCATCCACTCACCGCCAACCCATGCCAGAATCGCAGCAGCTGTCGCGACAACCGTGTTCAGGAAAGCCAGAGCAGCAATACCGTTCGCGGCACCGGCGGAACCAGCGTTGAAGCCAAACCAGCCGATATACAGAATCGCCGTACCGATAAATACCATTGGCAGGTTATGCGGTTTGAAGGCTTCTTTGCCAAAACCAGCACGTTTGCCCAGCAGGTAAGCACCAACCAACCCAGCCACTGCGGCGTTGATGTGAACCACCGTACCACCAGCGAAGTCCAGCGCGCCATCCGCAGCCAGATAACCGCCGCCCCACACCATGTGCGTCATCGGCAGGTAGGAGAACGTCAGCCACAGCGCAACGAAAATCAGCACAGCAGAGAAGCGGATACGCTCAGCAATCGCACCAACAATCAGCGCAACGGTGATACAAGCAAAGGAAGCCTGATACGCCACGTGCACGAACTGATAGAAGGTTCCGCTAATGGATTCAATTCCGATGCCTTTCAGCATAAACGTGCTGAAACCACCGAAGAAGGCGTTACCTTCGCTGAAGGCCAGGCTATACCCGTAAACCACCCACAGGATACAGACCATCGCGAACGTTACGCTCACCTGCGTCATCATGGACAGAACGTTCTTAGAACGGATCAGACCGCCATAAAACAGTGCAATGCCCGGTATAGTCATAAAGAGTACCAGTGCGGTACAAATCATAATAAAAGCGTTATCCGCTTTATCAATCGTCGGTGTTGCAGCCATTGCCCAGGACGGGAGTAATGCCGCCACACCGAGACCTAATGAAGAGAGTAATTTTTTCATTTTTCCATCCCTATTTACGTATCTACGTTAGGTGTTGTTAAAGTGCAGCTTCGTCAGTTTCACCCGTACGAATACGGATAACTCTTTGCAGCTCGGCGACAAAAATTTTGCCGTCACCAATTTTTCCGGTGTACGCGGCTTTACTGATAACATCGATCACTTCGTCCAGTTGGTCATCTGCAATCGCGATATCAATTTTTACCTTGGGTAAAAAGTTAACGCTGTATTCTGCGCCGCGGTAGAGTTCCGCGTGCCCTTTCTGACGACCAAATCCTTTCACCTCAGTGACGGTGAGCCCCTGGATGCCGACAGAAGATAACGCTTCACGTACATCTTCCAGCTTGAATGGTTTTATCACCACAGTAACCAGTTTCATTTGTCTTCCCCCTAGCCATTACGTTCAGGCTTTCGCCCGTCACTTGTTCGATTATGTGCTCTATGAAGTAGGTCTACGCCATAACTAAAGCAAAGGGTGTGCCATAAATGATTTATCTGGCATAAATCAGGAAAGAGAACGTGTTTAAAGATGAGAAAGGACAAAAAGCAAACACAGCAGGAAAGAAAGACAAGAAGATTTGGGCAAGAATTGCACTATTTTAGTGCGCAAGGAGTGTTTTCAGTGCAGCGCGGGTAAAAACCAGAATCATAATGCTTGCTGATGGTGCGAAGACATAAGAAGACTGTCAGTCTGCACCACTCAAGGCGGTGCAGACC is drawn from Pectobacterium aroidearum and contains these coding sequences:
- the glnK gene encoding P-II family nitrogen regulator, translated to MKLVTVVIKPFKLEDVREALSSVGIQGLTVTEVKGFGRQKGHAELYRGAEYSVNFLPKVKIDIAIADDQLDEVIDVISKAAYTGKIGDGKIFVAELQRVIRIRTGETDEAAL
- the amtB gene encoding ammonium transporter AmtB; translation: MKKLLSSLGLGVAALLPSWAMAATPTIDKADNAFIMICTALVLFMTIPGIALFYGGLIRSKNVLSMMTQVSVTFAMVCILWVVYGYSLAFSEGNAFFGGFSTFMLKGIGIESISGTFYQFVHVAYQASFACITVALIVGAIAERIRFSAVLIFVALWLTFSYLPMTHMVWGGGYLAADGALDFAGGTVVHINAAVAGLVGAYLLGKRAGFGKEAFKPHNLPMVFIGTAILYIGWFGFNAGSAGAANGIAALAFLNTVVATAAAILAWVGGEWMVRGKPSLLGACSGCIAGLVAITPAAGTVGVGGALIIGLAGGVAGLWGVTVLKRWLRVDDPCDVFGVHGVCGIVGCILTGVFTSASLGGTGYAEGVTMAHQVWVQLFSVIVCLVWSGVVAFVAFKVADMIVGLRVPEDQEREGLDVNSHGESAYNQ
- the tesB gene encoding acyl-CoA thioesterase II, yielding MSQPLQHLLDLLHLEKLEEGLFRGQSDDLGLRQVFGGQVVGQAMSAAKQTVPVERNIHSFHSYFLLPGDSQKPIIYDVENLRDGNSFSARRVSAIQNGRPIFYMTASFQSHEEGFEHQNVMPEVAPPEALKSEQEIAQDMQHLLPPRFRDKFIQASPIEMRPVKFHNPLKGEVDEPVRHVWCKACGPLPDDKRIHQYLLGYTSDCNFLLTALQPHGVGFLEPGMQVATIDHSMWFHRDFRLDDWLLYTVESTSASGARGFVRGQFYTREGVLVASSVQEGVMRRRQQ